Proteins from one Psilocybe cubensis strain MGC-MH-2018 chromosome 11, whole genome shotgun sequence genomic window:
- a CDS encoding putative GH family 25 lysozyme 4, with protein MFRSLLVLPALVASSYALVSAVDSSQLVSTATYSKALGEGFTKAIIRGYEEACGVGGEVDPNFVSSYNNARAAGYTDIDTYWFPCNGSGNNCKSYATQLAELGATFNAHSMKIGTIWIDLEKDSVCNNWNYGTAGNQAQAQSLIAAMKATGFNFGIYSTPGEWSSMFGSTSFVLDNAAPLWFATFNNVQSLTLGTPFGGWTSAVGHQYTDQSASGLFDLSVFAH; from the exons GTAGCATCCTCCTATGCACTAGTCTCGGCTGTAGACTCGTCTCAGCTTGTATCTACTGCTACATACTCGAAAGCTCTTGGGGAAGGATTCACCAAAGCTATCATCCGCGGCTATGAAGAAGCCTGCGGTGTAGGAGGGGAAGTCGACCCTAACTTTGTTAGCTCATACAACAACGCTCGGGCAGCAGGCTATACCGATATTGATACCTACTGGTTCCCATGCAATGGATCGGGAAACAACTGCAAATCGTATGCCACCCAGCTTGCTGAGCTGGGCGCTACATTCAATGCCCACTCTATGAAAATTGGTACTATCTGGATCGATTTGGAGAAGGACTCGGTGTGCAACAAC TGGAACTATGGAACAGCAGGAAATCAAGCACAGGCACAATCGCTCATTGCCGCAATGAAGGCCACCGGATTTAATTTCGGTATCTACAGCACCCCAGGG GAATGGAGTAGTATGTTTGGATCAACAAGCTTCGTGCTTGATAACGCTGCTCCATTGTGGTTTGCTACCTTCAACAATGTCCAG AGTCTGACTCTTGGGACTCCATTTGGAGG GTGGACCAGTGCAGTCGGTCACCAGTACACCGACCAGTCTGCGTCCGGATTATTCGACCTTAGTGTCTTCGCCCACTAG